The following are from one region of the Poecilia reticulata strain Guanapo linkage group LG7, Guppy_female_1.0+MT, whole genome shotgun sequence genome:
- the mrpl49 gene encoding large ribosomal subunit protein mL49: MYKMAVRLLTLRALRGAPGLCRRTPAVTGGLRAASSAXXRDKRXVITESTEEYKFVERLIPPTRIPDPPKHVGAAPSGWIPPAESPPPLPYMIRRSRMHNIPVYSDLTHGNRRLTLVRKVEGDIWALENDVREYLRQVTGKELPTQVNEVTMTLKVKGHFEQELKDWLASKGF; encoded by the coding sequence ATGTACAAGATGGCGGTTCGCCTGCTGACCCTCAGGGCGCTGAGAGGAGCTCCAGGTCTCTGCCGCCGGACTCCGGCCGTCACCGGCGGACTCCGGGCGGCTTCCTCCGCCGYTYCACGGGACAAAAGAGMCGTTATAACGGAGTCCACGGAAGAATACAAGTTCGTGGAACGACTCATACCGCCAACACGGATCCCCGATCCGCCTAAACACGTCGGAGCCGCTCCGTCGGGCTGGATCCCCCCAGCTGAGTCTCCGCCGCCTCTGCCCTACATGATCCGCCGCTCCCGCATGCACAACATCCCCGTCTACAGCGACCTGACCCACGGGAACCGCAGGTTGACGCTGGTACGGAAGGTGGAGGGGGACATCTGGGCTTTGGAGAATGACGTGAGGGAGTACCTGAGACAGGTGACCGGGAAGGAGTTACCCACGCAGGTGAATGAGGTGACGATGACTCTGAAGGTGAAAGGTCACTTTGAGCAGGAGCTGAAGGACTGGCTGGCCAGCAAAGGCTTCTGa